The region GGATACAATGACAAGTCTTGGAGTTTACAGTGCTATAGTGGTGGTTATTGTTTCAGACACAATAATGTTGTGACTAAAGTATCAGGCCCTCAGTCCTCCAGAGTAGGAGTGTACCTGGATCACAAGCAggtactctgtccttctacagtgTCTCTGACACAATGACCCTCCTCCACAGAGTCCAGACCACATTCACTCAGCCCCTCTATCCTGGGTTTTATCACTATAATGGTactgctgagctggttaaactgtagtagggtccacatagatactagtcatgctggtgtagtctatagctgagctggttaaactgtagtagggNTTTTTACTGACACTCCTAACAATCCCTCTAGAAATATATAGCAATAGTAGATCTAATCAAAGACTGGGTATCTATCCGACTCCTCATATTTCTCTGATTTGATCTCTGCTGTGCTCTAATCAAAGACAGGGTAGATACAGTATCTGACTTAACTTATTGTTCAAACTCCCCTCATtggtctctgctctgctcttctcccaGATTCCTGTCAgctcacactggacccaaacacagcacacacactcctctctctgtctgaaggAAACAGAAAGGTGACCTATACAGGCCAAGTCCAACCATATCCTGATCATCCAGACAGATTCACCAACCACTACCAGGTTCTGTGGAGAGAGGGCCTGGATGCTGTTACTGGGAGGTGGAGTGGTCTGGGTGTTAATACAGCAGTCTCATATCAAGACATCAGCAGAACAGAGGCAGATAATACATTTGGATACAATGACAAGTCTTGGAGTTTACAGTGCTATAGTGGTGGTTATTGTTTCAGACACAATAATGTTGTGACTAAAGTATCAGGCCCTCAGTCCTCCAGAGTAGGAGTGTACCTGGATCACAAGCAggtactctgtccttctacagtgTCTCTGACACAATGACCCTCCTCCACAGAGTCCAGACCACATTCACTCAGCCCCTCTATCCTGGGTTTTATCTCAATGGTactgctgagctggttaaactgtagttgggtccacatagatactagtcatgctggtgtagtctatagctgagctggttaaactgtagtatgGTCCagatagatactagtcatgctggtgtagtctatagctgagctagttaaactgtagtagggtccacatagatactagtcatgctggtgtagtctatagctgagctggttaaactgtagtagggtccacatagatactagtcaagctggtgtagtctatagctgagctggttaaactgtagtagggtccacatagatactagtcatgctggtggtgatggtccCCAGATGTGATGATTCATTCTGctgttttgataaaaaaaattctGACTGATTTGATATACAGAAACTTCAGTTATAAAAATACTTTGTATTCATGTTTTTATCATGTACATTTCCACAAATCATGATGTATTGTGTTGCTGTATATTGGTTGTCAGTCAGAACCATTGATGTTTTCTCAATtggttctctgtctctatataATTCTCCTCAATGGCATTGAACAGGTAGAATcacttactaactaactaaaccaTATTAAACAGCAGATATCTTGACTTGCCACTCAGTATATCAGTAATGTTCAGAATAGTACTTTAATATCATTGGAGATTGATAGTATTTTTAATCCACTATCCAGAGTCAGGAACAGATGAAGTTAGGTCTGCTACTGTTCAGTGATTAAATATGATTTATGGTGATGGGAAATAATAAAAAACACTAAACTTCATCTAGTAATAGTTTTCCTTTGTTATTTATTCCAAGGTGTGTCTTTAACTTGTAAATGGATTGTGTGGAGGTGAGCTAGTGGTGTGGCTGATAGAATAGAAtgaaaagggaggaggggaggaagaggggaggagtgaAAGGCTGTTAAAGAAACCAGATGATGAAGAGAAAGATGTTCAGGGGAATTACTGCCTCTGTTccaaatggttccctattccctacgtagtgcactacggTGCTTCTGACCAGGTCTAAAGTAGTGTtctacatatggaatagggtgtagACTTATTACAATATCATGCTTTAGTGTTTGGCACAAAGAAATATTAGATCTCCACTCACCCACTTCATGTCTGTCATCCCCCAGTTCTGTTAAGACTTCCTCTCATTGAACTGGGCCTCATTCTAAATGGTCACGTTGTATTGTTAGTCCATACTGGGCTTTACTAtggttctacatacagtatctgtattgATAATCCATACTGGACTTTACTATGGTTCTACATAGAGTACCTGTATTGATAGTCCATACTGGTCTTTACTATggttctacatacagtacctgtattGACAGTCCATACAGGGCTTTACTAtggttctacatacagtatctgtacCTGGAGGGTTTCTGCTCACATATTCCTTTATCTCCACAACTTtatctgattctctctctcgctctcccacttcccttcatggatttaaaggaaatgactggtatatgTAAACTCCCTCTACCCCATGtcaacaccaatccaatgcttttacatttgtgaGGAGTAGTGAAGGAATGTTAAAcatcaggaggaaggagagattattgggatGGCGTGATGATAGAGGGATGTGAAAGAGGAAAGTAATGGTTATACTTATTTATTCTCTCTTTACTGACATTCTGTTTCACTGACATAATTGCATAACACAAAATAATTAATGCTGGATAGATAAAGCTCACTTCCTCCCATAAGAGTCATTAAAGCGTTCACTGAGATAGGCTCCTGACTTCACAGGGGGATATTTGTTGGATCCGTCAAAACAGGTGATGAGGGCTTCATCGTCTGGCTGCACAAAGAAAGCCAGGGACTGCCGTGTGCTCAAGTCTCCAGCAGGGGGCAGCAAAACCCTATGGACCTGAAAGGATAAGTGAGATGCAAAATTCAAAGGCAAATTTACCTTTGCTTCCACAGAGACCCAAGTCATATTCACTAGGTACCAAACTTAAGAAAATGAACTGAAACAGGCAGGGACTAactttctgttgcaaaatgttttgctcgtgtgccctaatgaatacgaccctggattcaaatactatttgaaatcttacAAATACTTTTAGCATTTCCTTTAGTCTTCCAGGTGGGCGGGGTTTGTTTATACTTTTAggacttttctattggttccattacaACAAACTCAATCAAGCCCTGCTTATTAAGTATTCTAAAtcattttaaatagtatttgaatgcAGGTCTGTTTCCACAAGCAATGAACCTGTAACATCTTGTATGATCTTATCAGGTAAAGGTGTGTCAAATGGAAGGGCAAGTCTCACCGCTGAGAGGAAAACATCACTGGTCCACCTCTGCATCAGGTCAGCTATGTTGATCAGTACTGTCCCAGGGATGCTGGGAGCAGAGATGAACTCCCCTGACCTGGTACGCACCTATGGATTTGTCATTTTAATATCCAGTTTACCCCATTACTGATAGAACACACATAAACCATGTTAATAAAATGAAATTGATCAAAGTTCCATTTATTCTACAATAGATTTCACCCCAGGTAACTTGGTAAGTTTGTTAATATCTCCAAAGTGGTCTGATATTGAGATGACTACAGGTCTCAATCCCAAACTAATGGGGGGAAATGGCAACATCTAATAAGATGGCATTTAGAGGTATGGATAAAATATTTTTAGTCAAACTTTGCTATTGGGGTGAACAAATACCATTAACatacatatagtgcattcggaaagtattcagacaccttccctttttacatattttgttacgttacagccttattctaaaaaatctattttagaataaggctgtaacgtaacaaaatttggagaaAGTCATGGGgcctgaatacttaccgaatgtcCCTTAAAATTTggcttaataagttgcatggactgtgtgcaataatatacCTAGAGCCAAAGTTTTTCCTGCCAGGTGCCGTAGCCAGAAACACTGGCCCTAATAGAAGCTGCAGAGGATTCAGATATCTTGTTTACCTGCAGACCACCCTCTTGGTTCTAGAAGACCAGAGGATTCAGTGGTGTCTTGTTTACCTGCAGACCACCCTCTTGGTTCTAGAAGACCAGAGGATTCAGATATCTTGTTTACCTGCAGACCACCCTCTTGGTTCTAGAAGACCAGAGGATTCAGTGGTGTCTTGTTTACCTGCAGGCCACCCTCTTGGCTCTGGAAGACCAGGGTGATGCTGCCGTAGTCAGAGTGTTCTCCACAGCGCAGCTGGCCCTCCTTCACCCTGTCACTCCTCACCGGGGGGTAATACAGCGACCTCAGGGTAGTGCCGTTCTCATCACCTGCAGGAGACAACAACAATCAAGCCTGACTCACACAATAGGGCCCCAACTGTATTTtcctttcacattgtcctttcaaAGATGGTTCCAGAACTATTGCAACACAGTGTCAGAATGTTACAAATACATATTGAAAGGGAACCATGATTAATGTGTATTTGTAATATTCTGACACTGTGTTGCAATAGTTGACGAAGAAGCTTGCTCCAAAACGCTTTAGAAATTCATATCGTTGAAGGGGATAAGTAGCCTTCCTTAACTTTCTTTTACAactgggcaattccacggtaacagaggGACATTGagactcagattttcactttaaaatgtatgaggGTTTGGGGTCTTTGTgacgtcattctgttaccaaactttgcatctgcactgttcttcaagtaaatgtgtttttgttatttttttgttgtaaattgttaAAGTAGTCCTTGTCCATTGTTGTaaggtttgtttaactttgcaatcattgttttttgtttgacatacattctAAAGTGAACAATCTGAATCTTAGTGtcactctgttaccatggaattgcccaacTTCAGTTTTACATTCTTAGGACTGAGCAGCCCTTCACCCAGGTGTGATTGTACATATATAACcccctgagagaaagagagagagagaaagctgtacTCACTCcctatgtgtctgtgtgcactCAGGAAGACCTCAGCCTCCAGGCCCAGACTGTCGGCCATCACACGAAGCACCCGGAGACACAGGTCCTTACAGCGCAGGAAGAACGATGACTGGATCTCACAGAATCCATTCACTCCTTCCCACGATGGCCATTTCTATAGACCAGGAAGAGTTGTGTAAGGACAGTGAAATCAGAGCTATATACAATATAGGATATAAAAGATGACAGGAATACATTGAAAGTTGTCAAAACCTATGGGtggcctggtgagttctgtttcttagatggagttctatcagcctggtgagttctgttccTAGATGGAGTTCTATCAGCCTGGTGAGTCTGTGCCTAGATGGAGTTCTATCAGCCTGTGAGGTCTGTTCCTAGATGGAGTTctatcagcctggtgagttctgttcctagatggagttctatcagcctggtgagttctgttcctagatggagttctatcagcctggtgagttctgttcctagatggagttctatcagcctggtgagttctgttccTAGATGGAGTTCTATCAGCCTGGTGAGTCTGTTCCTAGATGTTCTACAGCCTGGGAGTTCTGTTCTAGATGGAGTTctatcagcctggtgagttctgttccTAGATGGAGTTCTATCAGCTGGTGAGTCTGTTCCTAGATGGAGTTctatcagcctggtgagttctgttccTAGATGGAGTTCTATCAGCCTGGTGAGTTTGTTCCTAGATGGAGTTctatcagcctggtgagttctgttccTAGATGAGTTCTATCAGCCTGGTAGTTCTGTTCCTAGATGGAGTTctatcagcctggtgagttctgttctAGATGGAGTTCTATCAGCGCTGGTGAGTTCTGTTCCTAGATGGAGTTctatcagcctggtgagttctgttcctagatggagttctatcagcctggtgagttctgttcctagatggagttctatcagcctggtgagttctgttctAGATGGAGTTCTATCAGCCTGGTGAGTCTGTTCCTAGATGGATTctatcagcctggtgagttctgttctagatggagttctatcagcctggtgagttctgttctAGATGGGATTctatcagcctggtgagttctgtttctagatggagttctatcagcctggtgagttctgtctAGATGGAGTTCTACAGCCTGGTGAGTCTGTTCCTAGATGGAGTTCTATCAGCCTGGTGAGTTATGTTCCTAGATGGAGTTctatcagcctggtgagttctgttcctagatggagttctatcagcctggtgagttctgttttagatggagttctatcagcctggtgagttcGTTTCCTAGATGGAGTTCTATCAGCCTGGTGAGTTTGTTCCTAGATGGAGTTctatcagcctggtgagttctgttcctagatggagttctatcagcctggtgagttcttcctagatggagttctatcagcctggtgagttctgttccTAGATGGAGTTCTATCAGCCTGGTGAGTTTGTTCTAGATGGAGTTctatcagcctggtgagttctgttccTAGATGGAGTTCTATCAGCCTGTGAGTCTGTCTAGATGAGTTCTATCAGCCTGGTGAGTCTGTTTCTAGATGGAGTTctatcagcctggtgagttctgtttcctagatggagttctatcagcctggtgagttctgttctagatggagttctatcagcctggtgagttctgttctagatggagttctatcagcctggtgagttctgtctAGATGGATTCTATCAGAGCTGGTGAGTTCTGTTTCTAGATGGAGTTctatcagcctggtgagttctgtttttagatggagttctatcagcctggtgagttctgtttctagatggagttctatcagcctggtgagttctgttctagatggagttctatcagcctggtgagttcttttctagatggagttctatcagcctggtgagttctgttctAGATGGATTctatcagcctggtgagttctgttccTAGATGGAGTTCTATCAGCCTGTGAGTTCTGTTTCAGATGGATTTtatcagcctggtgagttctgtttctagatggagttctatcagcctggtgagttctgttccAGATGGATTctatcagcctggtgagttctgttcctagatggagttctatcagcctggtgagttctgttctAGATGGAGTTCTATCAGAGCTGGTGAGTTCTGTTCCAGATGGAGTTctatcagcctggtgagttctgttcctagatggagttctatcagcctggtgagttctgttccTAGATGGATTctatcagcctggtgagttctgtttctagatggagttctatcagcctggtgagttctgttctctagatggagttctatcagcctggtgagttcttgtcctagatggagttctatcagcctggtgagttctgtttcTAGTGGAGTTCTATCAGCCTGGGGAGTTCTGTTTCTAGATGAGTTCATCAGCGCTGGTGAGTTCTGTTCCTAGATGGAGTTctatcagcctggtgagttctgtttcTAGATGGAGTTCTATCAGAGTGGTTGAACTCTGTATATGGCTCAGAGTGAGGTCAATCCCTTTGTACCTTGACACTGATagcaacaacaaccacagcagAGAAGTTGgatgtacagacagacacagagacagacgttGTTTACTATGTCTGGATGAAAGGACGCAGTGTTGAAGGCTTCCTTTAGGTCTCCTGGTCTCTTGGGATTTAAACTGTGAATACAGAGAGATAGTCCTAACCATTCAATCAATGTACACAACAAACAGTCATCATTAACACTATACTGAGTGGAGACTATGGATATAATATATTATCATATAACATAATGACTAGACTAACTGTTTTGACAAGTAAGCACAGCCAGATATTTTGACTTGACAGTGTCTCTATACCTCTCAGTCTCTGAAGACACCCAGCCATGGTTAGGACTATTAGAGAAACTTTTCCTGCTGAAAGGCAGTTTCATTTCGTCTGGTTGCAGAAAGAATTTCTTGGATATTGTCATAACCTCGTCCACCTATGAAGAATAGCCTCATGTTGATCACCCAAAGCACAAAATCCACTCGTACTGACATGCCAAATATTTCCAACaccttaaaaataaaaactctgAGCAATGCTGTTACTCACTTCTAGTTGCACTATCCCAGTATTCTTCAGATAAACAAATCCCACTCCAGTAAAGGCCGTTTTCAACTGCCTGCTCAGGATCTCTAACTGTTCCCCCGAAACATCGTTTTCCCCTAACTTGTATGCTCCAAAATCAACAACTGGTATCTTCATGTTGGGAGTTGGGACAATGATCTGGCTAAACAATGAAACAGTGAGTTGAATATGTCCCGAGGTTTGCAATTATGCATAGCAGATTGCACCCAGACCGTGTGTCGCTGGGGTGTTTTCCTTATGACgaatctgttgaaaaacaattctAAACGGAAAAAAATGGAACGAAATGGGGCGGGACCTACATGATTTTGTCCAATAGATACTCTCGTTTTATTTGCcaaacgttttgcaactgtttggacgctTTTTCTCAGCGTGCGTGAACCATGTGACAACTGTGAGCCAATAGTAATGTGACCTTTAATTATTGCAGGTTGTGCAATCCTGTTATTTCACATTTTGATGTTGTTAACCTATTTAATCCCATCGGTCACAATAGTGACCGTAAAAAACGTtttcagttataaggctctaaaaatgttactgaatgatcTATCAATATATTTCcagcaaatattgaaataataaagggtctcaatgaaagatgtgcagtgtcacatgtttagtgtgaattgtcacatgaccagagctgtttacttcctggttgcaCCATGAGAAGAGGATGACTGCATCAAAGCTCCCAAACAAAAGGTTAGTAAAGTATGTTAACATAAGGTTAGGACAAAGATTTTTGGTACACATCATCTTTAAGGTGTCTAGTATTGATAAATTAATTTGCAATTACTCaactttgttcagtgtggtcatagaatgtgtaaacatgttgacggCAACAATAGTGACCGGCGGGATAACACAGTGCGTCTAGGTATACACATAGTTATACACATACATAGTTCTTGTTTGACCTAactttctactctgttctttcttttagTTTCACTTTGAGTCAAGTTCTGGATATGTTGGATCTAGGTGACTGCCCAGACAAGGCAtgcaacattgcagttatccCTCAAAATGAGAAAGATGCTGTCCTGAGTGATTGTGATAGCGATGGGTCAGATATGGACTATGGACAGGCCATTTGGCAGCCAGGCTGTTGAATGCATATGCTGAACATATGCAAACAGATCATGACAGGAACAACGTTATCAGTGATGATGACCTGaacaaaattgtattttgttcagtgtaggcctctccttgaatgcatattctacaggctacctctatcctaaatgttacctttatgttcAGTGGGAATGAATCACACGACTGCTATACAGTTGTTAGTGAATGTTGCactaaaatgtcacaatgacaatgttacaatgaatattgcactaaagtacaagttcaaatgttacaacatcagaagcctcctccctaagtttgtcttactcaccgctttagcacactctgccaaccctgatgtccttgccgtgtctgaatcctggcttaggaaggccaccaaaaattctgagatttccatacccaactataacactttccgtcaagatagaacagccaaagggggaggagttgcaatctactgcagagatagcctgcaaagttctgtcatactttccaggtctatgcccaaacagttcgaacttctaattttaaaaattaatctctccagaataagtctctcactgttgccgcctgctaccgcccccctcagctcccagctgtgcctggacaccatctgtgaattaatcgctccccatctagcttcagagtttgttctgttaggtgacctaaactgggatatgcttaacaccccggcagtcctacaatctaagctagatgccctcaatctcacacaaatcatcaaggaacccaccaggtacaaccctaaatccgtaaacatgggcaccctaatagacattatcctgaccaacttgccctccaaatacacctctgctgtcttcaatcaagatctcagcgatcactgcctcattgcctgtatccgctacgggtccgcggtcaaacgaccaccctcatcactgtcaaacgctccctaaaacacttctgcgagcaggcctttctaatcgacctggcccgggtaccctggaaggatattgacctcatccctcagttgaggatgcctggtcattctttaaaagttacttcctcaccatattagacaagcatgctccgttcaaaaaatgcagaactaagacagatatagcccttggttcactccagacctgactgccctcgaccagcacaaaaaacatcctgtggcgaactgcaatagcatcgaagagccccgcgatatgcaactgttcaaggaagtcaggaaccaatacacgcagtcagtcaggaaagcaacggctggccatgccttcctcctggcgactccaaccttggccaacagccccgcccccccccgctgctactcgcccaatcctccccagcttctcctttacccaaatccagatagtagatgttctgaaagagctgcaaaacctggacccatacaaatagctgggcttgacaatctggaccccctatttctgaaactgtccgccgccattgtccgcaccccctattaccagcctgttcaactctccttcgtatcatctgagatccccaaggattggaaagctgccgcggtcatcccctcttcaaaggggggagacaccctggacccaaactgttacagatatatccatcctgccctgcctatctaaggtcttcgaaagccaagtcaacaaacagatcactgaccatctcgaatcccaccgtaccttctccgctgtgcaatccggttccgagccggtcacgggtgcacctctgccacgctcaaggtactaaacgatatcataaccgccatcgataaaagacagtactgtgcagccgtcttcatcgacctggccaaggctttcgactctgtcaatcaccatattcttatcggcagactcagtagcctcggttttctaatgactaccttgcctggttcaccaactactttgcagacagagctcagtgtgtcaaatcggagggcatgctgtccggtcctctggcagtctctatgggggtacctcagggttcaattctcgggccgactcttttctctgtatatatcaatgatgttgctcttgctgcgggcgattccctgatccacctctacgcagacgacaccattctgtatacttctggcccttccttggacattgtgctatctaacctccaaacgagcttcaatgccatacaacactccttccgtggcctccaactgctcttaaacgctagtaaaaccaaatgcatgcttttcaaccgttcgctgcctgcacccgcacgcccgactagcatcaccaccctggacggttccgacctagaatatgtggacaactacaaatacctaggtgtctggctagactgcaaactctccttccagactcatatcaaacatctccaatccaaaaatcaaatctagagtcggctttctatttcgcaacaaagcctccttcactcacaccgccaacttacctagtaaaactgactatcctaccgatcctcgacttcggcgatgtcatctacaaaatagcttccaatactctactcagcaaactggatgcagtttatcacagtgcatccgttttgttactaaagcaccttatacgacccaccaatgcgacctgtatgccctagtcggctggccctcgctacatgttcgtcgtcagacccactggctccaggtca is a window of Salvelinus sp. IW2-2015 linkage group LG13, ASM291031v2, whole genome shotgun sequence DNA encoding:
- the si:dkey-10o6.2 gene encoding uncharacterized protein si:dkey-10o6.2 isoform X2 — encoded protein: MKIPVVDFGAYKLGENDVSGEQLEILSRQLKTAFTGVGFVYLKNTGIVQLEVDEVMTISKKFFLQPDEMKLPFSRKSFSNSPNHGWVSSETESLNPKRPGDLKEAFNTASFHPDIKWPSWEGVNGFCEIQSSFFLRCKDLCLRVLRVMADSLGLEAEVFLSAHRHIGSDENGTTLRSLYYPPVRSDRVKEGQLRCGEHSDYGSITLVFQSQEGGLQVRTRSGEFISAPSIPGTVLINIADLMQRWTSDVFLSAVHRVLLPPAGDLSTRQSLAFFVQPDDEALITCFDGSNKYPPVKSGAYLSERFNDSYGRK
- the si:dkey-10o6.2 gene encoding uncharacterized protein si:dkey-10o6.2 isoform X1; protein product: MKIPVVDFGAYKLGENDVSGEQLEILSRQLKTAFTGVGFVYLKNTGIVQLEVDEVMTISKKFFLQPDEMKLPFSRKSFSNSPNHGWVSSETESLNPKRPGDLKEAFNTASFHPDIVNNKWPSWEGVNGFCEIQSSFFLRCKDLCLRVLRVMADSLGLEAEVFLSAHRHIGSDENGTTLRSLYYPPVRSDRVKEGQLRCGEHSDYGSITLVFQSQEGGLQVRTRSGEFISAPSIPGTVLINIADLMQRWTSDVFLSAVHRVLLPPAGDLSTRQSLAFFVQPDDEALITCFDGSNKYPPVKSGAYLSERFNDSYGRK